A portion of the Pectobacterium brasiliense genome contains these proteins:
- the ydgH gene encoding DUF1471 family protein YdgH — protein MKLKTTVIASTLLLSLSAFSAQAAQELTPEQAESLQPFERITFKGRFNAINEAVAAASKRADKLGAESFYVQAMDDANSSGNWNVTVDLYRKDAPKANQDVQFRTFYGVKELPKDVAYGLEPYDTVTVGGFFRSQPDVNDAIAKAAKEKNADSFYIVRQVDVNSNSGNQKITAYIYKADAPKRQTQSTDVIPADSDAGRAALAAGGAEAAKVEIPGVANSGSPSRNVGNFFETQSSKGGRYTVTLADGSKIQELNNATAAQMVPFDSIKFRGNYTNMTQVSEAVAKRAGEKGAKYYHITRQWEGKGNNITISADLYK, from the coding sequence ATGAAGCTGAAGACTACTGTTATTGCATCTACATTGTTGTTATCACTCTCGGCATTTTCAGCGCAGGCGGCACAGGAACTGACGCCTGAACAGGCAGAATCCCTGCAACCCTTTGAACGAATTACGTTTAAAGGACGTTTTAACGCGATCAATGAAGCGGTAGCCGCAGCCTCAAAACGCGCCGACAAGCTGGGCGCAGAGTCGTTTTATGTACAAGCGATGGATGACGCTAATTCGAGCGGCAACTGGAATGTCACGGTCGACCTGTATCGCAAAGATGCGCCAAAGGCGAACCAGGATGTCCAATTCCGCACCTTCTACGGTGTGAAAGAGCTGCCGAAAGATGTGGCGTACGGGTTGGAACCGTATGACACCGTCACCGTTGGCGGATTCTTCCGCAGCCAACCGGACGTGAACGACGCGATTGCGAAAGCAGCAAAAGAGAAAAATGCCGATTCGTTCTACATCGTTCGTCAGGTTGATGTGAACTCGAATAGCGGCAACCAAAAAATTACTGCCTACATTTATAAAGCCGACGCACCAAAGCGTCAGACCCAGAGCACCGACGTCATCCCTGCGGATTCTGATGCAGGCCGTGCGGCGCTGGCTGCGGGTGGTGCAGAAGCCGCCAAGGTGGAAATCCCTGGTGTTGCCAACTCTGGCAGCCCTAGCCGTAACGTAGGTAATTTCTTCGAAACACAGTCATCAAAAGGTGGACGTTACACGGTAACGTTAGCGGATGGTTCCAAGATTCAGGAACTGAACAATGCTACAGCAGCGCAGATGGTGCCTTTCGATTCGATTAAATTCCGCGGCAACTACACCAACATGACGCAGGTGTCTGAAGCCGTTGCTAAACGCGCAGGCGAGAAAGGTGCCAAGTACTACCACATCACCAGACAGTGGGAAGGTAAAGGCAACAACATCACAATCAGCGCTGACCTTTATAAATAA
- a CDS encoding catalase translates to MVLLGLFASSVSAATLTRDNGAPVGDNQNSQTAGDNGPVLLQDVQLLQKLQRFNRERIPERVVHARGTGAYGEFSATADISDLTIAEVFKAGSTTPVFVRFSSVVHGNHSPETLRDPRGFATKFYTSQGNWDLVGNNFPTFFIRDAIKFPDMVHAFKPDPRTNLDDDARRFDFFSHVPESIRTLTLLYSNEGTPATYRNMDGNGVHAYKLVNSKGEIHYVKFHWKTLQGIKNLDPQQVEQVQGKDYSHMSNDLVSAIKRGDFPKWDLYIQVLKPEDLKKFDFDPLDATKIWPDVPERKIGQMVLNRNPENIFQETEQVAMAPSNLVPGIEPSEDKLLQGRLFAYADTQMYRIGANGLSLPINMPQNGVNNGNQDGSLNSGKTQDKGVNYQPSRLYPREELVSARYSHLPLQGSTTQSKIQREQNFKQTGELYRSYSDKERTDLVNSLGTALATADKESRDIMLSYFYKADAEYGSRLTAIAKAELATVKKLAEKLSD, encoded by the coding sequence ATGGTTTTGCTGGGACTTTTTGCTTCTTCGGTTAGCGCGGCGACCTTGACGCGTGATAATGGCGCGCCAGTTGGCGATAATCAAAATTCACAAACGGCTGGTGATAATGGGCCGGTGCTTTTGCAAGATGTGCAATTGTTGCAAAAATTGCAGCGATTTAACCGTGAGCGTATTCCTGAACGCGTTGTTCATGCTCGTGGTACAGGTGCTTATGGCGAATTTAGCGCGACAGCGGATATTTCCGATTTAACCATTGCTGAGGTGTTTAAGGCGGGAAGTACGACGCCGGTTTTCGTTCGCTTTTCTAGCGTGGTTCATGGTAATCATTCACCAGAAACGCTACGCGATCCGCGGGGATTCGCGACCAAATTCTATACGTCTCAGGGAAATTGGGATTTAGTCGGTAATAATTTCCCCACATTCTTTATCCGGGATGCGATTAAATTTCCAGATATGGTGCATGCGTTTAAGCCCGACCCGCGCACCAATTTGGATGACGACGCCCGTCGATTCGATTTCTTTTCCCACGTACCCGAATCCATTCGTACGCTAACGCTACTCTATTCCAATGAAGGCACGCCTGCCACTTATCGCAATATGGATGGTAATGGCGTACACGCTTATAAGTTAGTGAATAGTAAGGGCGAGATTCATTACGTCAAATTCCACTGGAAAACGCTGCAAGGAATCAAAAACCTCGATCCGCAACAGGTTGAGCAGGTGCAGGGGAAGGATTACAGCCATATGTCCAACGATTTAGTGTCGGCAATTAAGCGCGGCGATTTCCCTAAATGGGATCTCTACATTCAGGTCCTCAAGCCGGAGGATTTGAAGAAGTTTGATTTCGATCCGCTGGATGCGACAAAAATCTGGCCTGATGTCCCCGAAAGAAAAATTGGACAAATGGTGCTGAATCGCAATCCTGAAAATATTTTTCAGGAAACAGAACAGGTTGCGATGGCTCCTTCCAATCTGGTTCCGGGAATTGAACCTTCGGAAGATAAATTGCTTCAAGGGCGGCTCTTTGCCTATGCCGACACGCAAATGTATCGCATCGGAGCCAACGGACTCAGCTTGCCAATCAATATGCCGCAAAATGGCGTTAACAACGGTAATCAGGATGGTAGCCTGAACAGTGGGAAAACGCAGGACAAAGGCGTCAACTACCAGCCTAGTCGATTGTATCCTCGTGAGGAGTTGGTTTCCGCACGTTATAGCCACTTGCCATTACAGGGCAGTACGACACAGAGTAAAATCCAGCGAGAGCAGAATTTTAAGCAAACGGGAGAACTGTATCGTTCCTACAGTGATAAAGAGCGGACCGATCTGGTTAATAGCCTGGGTACGGCGTTAGCAACGGCCGATAAAGAAAGCCGCGACATCATGCTGTCGTACTTTTATAAGGCTGATGCGGAGTATGGCTCGCGTCTGACTGCGATCGCAAAAGCTGAGCTTGCCACGGTGAAAAAGCTGGCTGAAAAACTGTCTGACTAA
- a CDS encoding SirB2 family protein, translated as MDVITLYPATIYLHLATVGISISLFVIRFFWLCRQSAMLQQRWVKILPHINDTLLLISGIGLITLSHTYPFTPEQSWLTEKLFGVIIYILLGAIALGKRPRSQNVRWLAFVSALICFGVVVLLALTQSPLLME; from the coding sequence ATGGACGTGATAACTCTTTACCCAGCCACGATATATCTGCATCTGGCAACGGTTGGCATTAGTATTTCCCTGTTTGTGATTCGTTTTTTTTGGCTGTGCCGACAATCCGCTATGCTGCAACAGCGCTGGGTTAAAATCCTGCCGCATATTAACGACACCTTGTTATTAATCAGCGGTATTGGTTTAATCACGCTTAGCCATACGTATCCGTTTACTCCCGAGCAAAGCTGGCTGACGGAAAAACTGTTTGGCGTTATCATTTATATCCTTCTTGGCGCTATCGCCTTGGGGAAACGCCCCCGTAGCCAGAACGTTCGCTGGTTGGCGTTTGTATCTGCTTTAATATGCTTTGGTGTGGTCGTGCTGCTGGCACTGACGCAGTCACCGTTGCTGATGGAATAA
- the prmC gene encoding peptide chain release factor N(5)-glutamine methyltransferase, translated as MTYQDWLISAAAQLAAGESPKRDAEILLGFVTGKSRTFLLAFGETELNTAEQQQLTELLLRREQGEPIAYLIGVREFWSLPLAVSPATLIPRPDTECLVEQALLRLPQTPCAVLDLGTGTGAIALALASERHDCRVTGVDVQPDAVALATKNAQQLGLGNVHFLSGSWYSPLDHTRFALIASNPPYIDADDVHLSQGDVRFEPASALIAADNGLADLRTIIESAPHYLDDDGWLLLEHGWQQADAVRQLLHARGFTQIETCQDYGGNDRVSLGRWSDAPIY; from the coding sequence ATGACATATCAGGATTGGTTAATCTCTGCTGCGGCGCAGCTCGCGGCGGGAGAAAGTCCGAAGCGAGATGCGGAGATTTTGCTGGGATTTGTGACTGGCAAGTCCCGCACGTTTCTGCTGGCGTTTGGTGAAACTGAGCTGAACACGGCTGAACAGCAGCAGTTAACTGAACTGCTGCTGCGTCGTGAACAGGGGGAACCTATCGCTTATTTGATCGGCGTGCGCGAGTTCTGGTCACTGCCGCTGGCCGTGTCGCCCGCCACGCTGATTCCTCGTCCCGATACCGAATGTCTGGTCGAACAAGCCTTGCTACGCCTGCCTCAAACGCCGTGTGCCGTGCTGGATCTGGGCACTGGAACCGGCGCGATTGCGCTGGCGCTGGCGAGTGAACGGCATGATTGTCGGGTGACTGGCGTTGATGTTCAACCCGATGCCGTTGCGTTAGCGACAAAAAACGCCCAGCAATTGGGGCTAGGCAATGTCCATTTCTTATCCGGAAGCTGGTATTCACCGCTTGATCATACGCGCTTTGCGCTTATCGCCAGTAATCCCCCGTATATTGATGCCGATGATGTGCATCTGTCGCAGGGCGATGTCCGGTTTGAACCTGCCAGCGCGCTGATTGCTGCCGACAATGGCCTGGCGGATTTACGCACCATTATTGAATCTGCGCCGCATTATTTGGACGACGATGGCTGGCTGCTGCTGGAACATGGCTGGCAGCAGGCTGACGCGGTGCGTCAGCTATTGCATGCCCGAGGATTTACACAAATAGAAACCTGTCAGGATTATGGTGGCAATGACCGTGTGTCGTTAGGACGCTGGTCGGATGCCCCAATTTATTAG
- the kdsA gene encoding 3-deoxy-8-phosphooctulonate synthase, which translates to MTNKVVKIGDIPVANDLPFVLFGGMNVLESRDLAMRICEHYVTVTQKLGIPYVFKASFDKANRSSIHSYRGPGLEEGMKIFQELKQTFGVKIITDVHESHQAQPVADVVDVIQLPAFLARQTDLVEAMAKTGAVINVKKPQFVSPGQMGNIVDKFIEGGNDQVILCDRGSNFGYDNLVVDMLGFNVMKHASNGAPVIFDVTHALQCRDPFGAASGGRRGQVTELARAGMAVGLAGLFIEAHPDPANAKCDGPSALPLDKLEPFLQQIKAIDDLVKSFPELDTSK; encoded by the coding sequence ATGACGAATAAAGTGGTCAAGATAGGGGATATCCCCGTCGCCAACGATCTGCCTTTTGTGCTGTTTGGCGGCATGAATGTTCTTGAATCACGCGATCTGGCGATGCGCATTTGTGAGCATTACGTCACGGTCACGCAGAAGTTGGGCATTCCTTACGTGTTCAAGGCGTCATTCGATAAGGCTAATCGTTCCTCTATTCACTCTTACCGTGGTCCTGGTCTGGAAGAAGGGATGAAAATCTTCCAGGAATTGAAACAGACCTTTGGCGTAAAAATTATCACTGACGTGCATGAATCGCATCAGGCTCAGCCCGTTGCCGATGTGGTTGATGTGATCCAGCTTCCTGCGTTTTTGGCGCGCCAAACCGATCTGGTGGAAGCGATGGCGAAAACCGGTGCGGTAATCAACGTGAAAAAACCGCAGTTCGTCAGCCCAGGCCAAATGGGGAACATCGTCGATAAATTTATCGAAGGTGGCAACGATCAGGTGATTCTGTGCGATCGCGGCAGCAACTTCGGTTACGACAATCTGGTTGTCGATATGCTGGGCTTCAATGTCATGAAGCATGCTTCTAACGGTGCGCCGGTGATTTTTGACGTGACGCATGCGCTACAGTGCCGCGACCCGTTTGGTGCGGCGTCCGGTGGCCGTCGTGGACAGGTAACAGAACTGGCGCGTGCCGGTATGGCCGTCGGTCTGGCAGGGCTATTTATTGAAGCTCACCCGGATCCTGCGAATGCGAAATGTGATGGTCCGTCTGCGTTGCCGCTGGATAAACTGGAGCCGTTCTTGCAGCAGATCAAAGCGATTGACGATCTGGTGAAAAGCTTCCCAGAACTGGACACCAGCAAGTAA
- the sirB1 gene encoding invasion regulator SirB1: protein MSAIADFEFNQSLLSDGVVLVSQAIRRDFPAQDVRQNLQQLVENARAAIPDDLEQDLQLEKLIELFYHTWGFGGAGGVYRLSDALWLDQVLESRQGMPVSLGVIFLHIANELGLPLMPVIFPTQLILRADWLDEEMWLINPLNGDTLSEHVLEVWLKGNIGPSTRLLDEDLDEAENVLIVRKMLDTLKVALMEEKQMELALRASEAVLQFDPDDPYEIRDRGLIYAQLDCDHIALSDLNYFVEQCPEDPVSEMIKVQIHSIEQKQIVLH from the coding sequence ATGAGTGCTATTGCTGATTTTGAATTCAACCAGTCACTGCTAAGTGATGGTGTCGTGTTGGTTTCACAGGCGATTCGCCGCGACTTTCCCGCTCAGGATGTGCGGCAAAATCTGCAACAGCTGGTTGAGAACGCTCGAGCTGCTATTCCTGACGACCTTGAGCAAGATCTTCAGCTTGAAAAGCTGATTGAGCTGTTTTATCACACCTGGGGATTCGGCGGTGCGGGCGGTGTTTATCGTCTGTCTGATGCGCTGTGGCTGGATCAGGTGCTTGAATCTCGTCAGGGCATGCCTGTATCGCTTGGCGTCATCTTTCTGCATATCGCCAATGAGCTTGGCCTGCCGCTGATGCCGGTGATTTTCCCGACGCAGCTGATTCTGCGTGCCGACTGGCTCGACGAAGAGATGTGGCTGATCAATCCGTTAAATGGCGATACGTTGAGCGAGCATGTGCTGGAAGTCTGGCTAAAAGGTAATATCGGCCCGTCAACCCGCCTGCTCGATGAAGATCTGGATGAAGCTGAAAACGTCCTGATTGTGCGTAAAATGCTCGATACGCTGAAAGTCGCTCTGATGGAAGAAAAACAGATGGAGCTGGCGTTGAGAGCCAGCGAAGCGGTGCTGCAGTTTGACCCGGACGATCCCTATGAAATTCGCGACCGCGGCCTGATTTATGCTCAATTGGATTGCGACCATATTGCGCTGTCCGATCTCAACTATTTCGTTGAACAGTGCCCGGAAGATCCTGTGAGTGAAATGATAAAAGTGCAGATTCACTCGATAGAGCAGAAACAGATTGTCTTGCATTAA
- the pntA gene encoding Re/Si-specific NAD(P)(+) transhydrogenase subunit alpha: protein MRIGVPRERLANEARVAATPKTVEQLLKLGFTVSIEREAGKLASFDDAAYEEAGASIVDSSEVWQADIVLKVNAPQDDEIELTRAGSTVVSFIWPAQNPELLAKLAARQVTVMAMDSVPRISRAQSLDALSSMANIAGYRAIVEAAHEFGRFFTGQITAAGKVPPAKVMIIGAGVAGLAAIGAAGSLGAIVRAFDTRPEVKEQVKSMGAEFLELDFEEEAGSGDGYAKVMSEAFIKAEMELFAAQAKEVDIIVTTALIPGKPAPRLITKEMVLSMKPGSVIVDLAAQTGGNCELTVADRVTVTENGVKIIGYTDLPSRLPTQSSQLYGTNLVNLLKLLCKEKDGEIDVDFDDTVIRGVTVIKEGEITWPAPPIQVSAQPQQAKPAAAVVKEEAKPTSPWKKYAFLVIAILLFGWLADVAPKEFLSHFTVFALSCVVGYYVVWNVSHALHTPLMSVTNAISGIIVVGALLQIGHGGWVSFFSFIAVLIASINIFGGFTVTQRMLKMFRKN from the coding sequence ATGCGTATTGGTGTACCAAGAGAGCGGTTGGCCAATGAAGCCCGTGTAGCAGCGACGCCGAAAACGGTTGAACAGCTGCTGAAACTGGGCTTTACGGTCTCGATAGAACGTGAAGCGGGAAAACTGGCAAGTTTTGACGATGCGGCATACGAAGAAGCCGGTGCGTCGATTGTTGACAGTTCGGAAGTCTGGCAAGCCGATATCGTCCTGAAGGTGAATGCGCCGCAGGATGATGAAATCGAACTGACCCGAGCGGGCAGTACGGTTGTCAGCTTTATCTGGCCAGCGCAGAACCCGGAACTGCTGGCGAAGCTGGCTGCCCGTCAGGTGACGGTGATGGCGATGGATTCCGTGCCGCGTATTTCGCGCGCGCAATCACTGGATGCGCTTAGCTCGATGGCTAACATCGCGGGCTATCGTGCCATCGTTGAAGCTGCTCACGAGTTTGGCCGCTTCTTTACCGGACAGATTACCGCCGCAGGTAAGGTCCCGCCCGCTAAGGTCATGATTATCGGGGCTGGCGTGGCTGGTTTGGCTGCGATCGGTGCCGCAGGTAGCTTAGGTGCTATCGTTCGTGCTTTTGATACCCGCCCTGAAGTAAAAGAGCAGGTTAAGAGCATGGGGGCTGAGTTCCTCGAACTCGACTTTGAAGAAGAAGCTGGCAGCGGCGACGGCTATGCTAAAGTCATGTCTGAAGCCTTCATTAAAGCCGAAATGGAACTGTTTGCCGCTCAGGCAAAAGAAGTCGACATTATCGTCACTACCGCACTGATCCCTGGAAAACCGGCCCCGCGCCTGATCACCAAAGAAATGGTGCTGAGCATGAAACCCGGCAGCGTGATTGTCGATTTAGCGGCACAAACGGGCGGGAACTGCGAATTGACCGTAGCCGATCGCGTCACCGTGACGGAAAACGGCGTCAAAATTATCGGTTACACCGATTTACCTAGCCGTCTGCCGACGCAATCCTCACAGCTTTATGGTACGAATCTGGTTAACCTGCTGAAATTACTCTGCAAAGAGAAAGACGGCGAGATCGACGTCGATTTTGACGATACCGTGATTCGTGGCGTGACCGTCATTAAAGAAGGTGAGATCACCTGGCCGGCACCGCCCATTCAGGTTTCCGCACAGCCACAGCAGGCAAAACCTGCCGCTGCCGTGGTGAAGGAAGAAGCCAAGCCGACGTCGCCGTGGAAGAAATATGCGTTCCTTGTGATCGCCATCCTGCTATTTGGCTGGCTGGCTGATGTTGCGCCTAAAGAGTTCTTGTCTCACTTTACCGTTTTTGCGCTGTCCTGCGTGGTGGGCTATTACGTTGTCTGGAATGTCAGCCACGCATTGCACACGCCATTGATGTCAGTCACTAACGCCATATCAGGCATTATCGTTGTCGGAGCATTGTTGCAGATCGGCCACGGCGGATGGGTGTCGTTCTTTTCATTCATTGCCGTATTGATCGCCAGCATCAATATTTTCGGTGGTTTCACCGTGACTCAGCGCATGCTGAAAATGTTCCGTAAAAACTAA
- the prfA gene encoding peptide chain release factor 1, with amino-acid sequence MKPSIVAKLEALQERHEEVQALLGEPSVIADMDRFRTLSREYAQLTDITGCFQQWQQAQEDQQTAEMMLDDPEMRDMAQEELKESKATIEALEQQLQVLLLPKDPDDERGCFLEVRAGTGGDEAAIFAGDLFRMYSRYAESRRWRVEVVSASDGEHGGYKEVIAKISGDGVYGQLKFESGGHRVQRVPATESQGRIHTSACTVAVMAEVPEAEMPDINPADLRIDTFRSSGAGGQHVNTTDSAIRITHLPTGIVVECQDERSQHKNKAKALSVLGARIRAAEVQKRQQEEASTRRNLLGSGDRSDRIRTYNFPQGRVTDHRINLTLYRLDEVMEGKLDTLIQPVVQEYQADQLAALSEQE; translated from the coding sequence ATGAAGCCTTCTATTGTTGCTAAACTGGAAGCGTTACAAGAACGCCATGAAGAAGTCCAGGCGTTACTCGGTGAGCCCAGCGTCATCGCTGATATGGATCGTTTTCGCACGTTGTCGCGAGAATATGCGCAGCTCACTGATATTACCGGCTGTTTCCAGCAATGGCAGCAGGCGCAAGAGGATCAGCAAACCGCAGAGATGATGCTGGACGATCCTGAAATGCGCGATATGGCGCAGGAAGAGTTGAAAGAAAGCAAAGCGACAATTGAAGCACTGGAGCAGCAACTTCAGGTGCTGTTGTTGCCGAAAGATCCTGACGATGAGCGTGGCTGTTTTCTGGAAGTTCGCGCCGGAACGGGCGGTGACGAAGCCGCGATCTTTGCCGGCGACCTGTTCCGCATGTACAGCCGTTATGCTGAATCACGCCGCTGGCGCGTTGAGGTGGTGAGCGCCAGCGATGGCGAACATGGCGGCTATAAAGAGGTTATCGCCAAAATCTCCGGTGACGGTGTGTACGGCCAGCTTAAATTTGAATCCGGCGGTCATCGCGTTCAGCGCGTTCCCGCGACGGAATCTCAAGGGCGCATTCATACTTCGGCCTGTACGGTCGCCGTGATGGCGGAAGTGCCGGAAGCGGAGATGCCGGACATCAACCCGGCGGATTTGCGCATCGATACCTTCCGCTCTTCTGGCGCAGGCGGTCAGCACGTTAACACCACCGATTCCGCTATCCGTATTACCCACTTGCCAACCGGTATTGTCGTGGAGTGTCAGGACGAGCGTTCACAGCACAAAAACAAAGCCAAAGCGCTGTCGGTGTTGGGGGCGCGTATTCGTGCCGCAGAAGTGCAGAAACGTCAGCAGGAAGAAGCGTCAACTCGTCGTAACCTGCTCGGTAGCGGCGATCGTTCTGACCGTATTCGTACCTACAACTTCCCACAGGGAAGGGTAACCGATCACCGCATTAACCTGACGCTTTACCGGCTGGATGAAGTCATGGAAGGGAAGCTGGACACGCTGATTCAACCGGTTGTGCAGGAATACCAGGCCGATCAACTTGCTGCGTTGTCCGAGCAGGAATAA
- the pntB gene encoding Re/Si-specific NAD(P)(+) transhydrogenase subunit beta — MSGGLVTAAYIVAAILFIFSLAGLSKHETSQQGNIFGISGMALALIATILGPDSGNVGWIIVAMAIGGSIGIYLARKVEMTEMPELVAILHSFVGLAAVLVGFNSFLDHGEITDPVMVNIHLTEVFLGIFIGAVTFTGSVIAFGKLRGNISSKPLMLPHRHKMNLAALVVSFLLLLVFVNTGSVALQVLALILMTAIALVFGWHLVASIGGADMPVVVSMLNSYSGWAAAAAGFMLSNDLLIVTGALVGSSGAILSYIMCKAMNRSFISVIAGGFGTDGVSSGESEEVGEYREASAEDVADLLKNSTSVIITPGYGMAVAQAQYPVHDITAKLRARGINVRFGIHPVAGRLPGHMNVLLAEAKVPYDIVLEMDEINDDFTDTDTVLVIGANDTVNPAAQEDPHSPIAGMPVLEVWKAQNVIVFKRSMNTGYAGVQNPLFFKENTQMLFGDAKDSVEAILKAL; from the coding sequence ATGTCTGGTGGATTAGTAACTGCTGCATACATTGTTGCCGCAATTCTCTTTATTTTCAGTTTGGCTGGGTTGTCCAAGCACGAAACGTCGCAACAAGGGAACATCTTTGGTATCAGCGGCATGGCGCTTGCGCTGATCGCGACGATTCTGGGGCCAGATTCTGGCAACGTGGGCTGGATCATCGTCGCGATGGCGATCGGTGGATCAATCGGTATTTATCTGGCGCGTAAGGTTGAAATGACCGAGATGCCAGAGCTGGTCGCGATTCTTCACAGCTTTGTGGGCTTGGCTGCGGTACTGGTTGGCTTTAACAGTTTCCTCGATCACGGTGAAATCACCGATCCGGTGATGGTCAATATCCATTTGACGGAAGTTTTTCTGGGTATCTTCATCGGTGCTGTGACCTTCACGGGGTCAGTGATCGCGTTCGGCAAACTGCGTGGCAACATCTCTTCCAAGCCATTGATGCTGCCTCATCGCCATAAAATGAATCTGGCGGCGCTGGTTGTGTCCTTCCTGCTGCTGCTGGTTTTCGTCAATACGGGCAGCGTTGCATTGCAGGTACTGGCGCTGATCCTGATGACGGCGATTGCACTGGTATTTGGCTGGCATCTGGTTGCATCGATTGGCGGTGCGGACATGCCGGTCGTCGTTTCTATGCTGAACTCCTACTCTGGTTGGGCGGCAGCGGCAGCGGGCTTCATGCTGAGTAATGACCTGCTGATCGTGACCGGTGCTCTGGTGGGTTCTTCGGGTGCGATTCTGTCTTACATCATGTGTAAAGCGATGAACCGTTCCTTTATCAGCGTGATTGCCGGTGGTTTTGGTACGGATGGCGTGTCCTCTGGTGAGAGTGAAGAAGTCGGTGAATACCGTGAAGCTTCAGCGGAAGACGTGGCTGATTTACTCAAGAACTCAACTTCCGTCATCATCACGCCGGGATACGGCATGGCCGTCGCGCAGGCGCAGTATCCTGTGCACGACATCACCGCAAAACTGCGCGCACGTGGCATTAACGTTCGCTTTGGTATTCACCCAGTTGCAGGGCGTCTGCCTGGTCACATGAACGTGCTGTTGGCTGAAGCAAAAGTACCTTACGACATCGTGTTGGAAATGGATGAGATTAATGATGATTTCACCGATACCGATACCGTACTGGTCATTGGCGCGAATGACACCGTTAACCCAGCGGCGCAAGAAGATCCACACAGCCCAATCGCTGGCATGCCAGTGCTGGAAGTGTGGAAAGCGCAGAATGTTATCGTGTTCAAGCGTTCCATGAATACCGGTTACGCTGGCGTACAGAACCCGCTGTTCTTTAAAGAGAACACGCAGATGCTGTTTGGCGATGCCAAAGACAGCGTTGAGGCGATTCTGAAAGCGCTGTAA
- a CDS encoding ankyrin repeat domain-containing protein: MKTLLLILGLFVAIPQVAQSEETSLKESDVTSSLNQYLWDSARHGDIEILQTFITSHYNLNVADEKGYTAVILAAYHGHDAAVEALIKAGADPCLRDARGNTALMGAVFKGEIKIARRLIAAECNPDERNHAGQTAAMYASLFQRSELLKALKEKGADFEIKDANGNSVETLKKGEFTTR, encoded by the coding sequence GTGAAAACACTATTGCTGATTCTAGGATTGTTCGTCGCTATCCCCCAGGTGGCACAAAGCGAAGAAACGAGTCTAAAAGAAAGCGACGTCACCTCATCGCTTAATCAGTACTTATGGGATTCAGCCAGGCATGGCGATATTGAAATACTCCAGACCTTCATTACATCACACTACAATCTGAATGTAGCTGATGAAAAGGGCTACACAGCGGTAATCCTTGCGGCTTATCACGGACATGATGCTGCGGTGGAAGCGTTGATAAAAGCAGGTGCCGATCCATGTCTGCGTGATGCACGTGGTAATACTGCGTTAATGGGGGCGGTTTTTAAAGGTGAGATCAAAATCGCCCGCCGATTGATTGCCGCTGAGTGCAACCCTGATGAGCGTAATCATGCAGGACAAACGGCCGCGATGTACGCCTCGCTGTTCCAGCGTTCAGAGCTTTTGAAAGCGCTGAAAGAAAAAGGAGCAGATTTTGAGATCAAGGATGCGAATGGCAATAGCGTGGAAACGCTGAAGAAGGGGGAGTTTACTACCCGATAA